One Sphingomonas endolithica DNA segment encodes these proteins:
- the rnc gene encoding ribonuclease III, protein MATAGLEDWIVTIFGYRPDDLVPFERALTHGSQAAANYERLEFLGDRVLGLVTAEWLFTLFPNEPEGALSKRLNALVTGAVCADVARDLGVPAHLKLGKQARDDGATDSDNVLGDVMEALIGALYLDGGLDVARTAIRSAWGDRVKRQSAAPQHPKSALQEWAAAHNRRTPAYDIVDRSGPHHAPRFTVKASIGSLAEATAEGSSKQEAETAAATALLAKLTG, encoded by the coding sequence GTGGCGACTGCCGGGCTGGAGGACTGGATCGTGACGATCTTCGGGTATCGCCCCGACGATCTGGTGCCGTTCGAGCGCGCCCTGACGCATGGCAGCCAGGCGGCAGCGAACTACGAGCGGCTCGAGTTTCTGGGCGATCGCGTGCTCGGGCTGGTCACGGCGGAGTGGCTGTTCACCTTGTTCCCCAACGAGCCCGAAGGCGCCTTGTCCAAGCGGCTGAACGCGTTGGTGACGGGCGCGGTCTGTGCCGATGTCGCACGCGATCTGGGTGTGCCCGCGCATCTGAAGCTCGGCAAGCAGGCGCGCGACGACGGCGCGACCGATAGCGACAATGTGTTGGGCGATGTGATGGAAGCGCTGATCGGCGCGCTCTACCTGGACGGCGGGCTGGATGTGGCGCGTACCGCCATCCGGTCCGCCTGGGGCGACCGCGTGAAGCGGCAGAGCGCGGCGCCGCAGCATCCCAAATCGGCGTTGCAGGAATGGGCCGCGGCGCACAACCGCCGCACCCCGGCTTACGACATCGTCGATCGTTCCGGCCCTCATCACGCGCCGCGCTTCACCGTCAAGGCGTCGATCGGTTCGCTCGCGGAAGCCACGGCGGAGGGCAGTTCGAAACAGGAAGCGGAGACTGCGGCGGCCACGGCGTTGCTGGCGAAGCTGACGGGTTAG
- a CDS encoding ImmA/IrrE family metallo-endopeptidase → MVAGLNPEILTWARETAGLDLETAARKIGLNAARGVSGADRLAALEAGDGTPTMAQLRNMSQNYHRPLLTFYMTKVPVPAELGQDFRSLPDQGDPSNVLLATLLRDVKARQSLVRDALEDDEDVSEVALVGSQAGVRDAARLSNALVEAIGFSRAEFRARASAEEAFGYLRALAEARGVFVLLAGDCGHWSTAIDVGIFRGFAIADEVAPFIVVNDQDAKAAWSFTLLHELAHLLIGESGVSGGPPQGDVEQLCNDTAAASLITQAEVASVPLVGGARDVIQIDALAQRARVSRSMIAYQLFRAGRLTRGRWEELRDQFRTEWLALKARTKEKNRGSTGGPDWYVVRRHRLGAALLSIARQGMADGSLTPTRAARMLGVKPMAVYPLLAEPRRATA, encoded by the coding sequence ATGGTGGCTGGCCTGAATCCAGAGATCCTGACCTGGGCACGAGAGACTGCCGGTCTCGACTTGGAGACGGCTGCCCGCAAAATCGGCCTCAATGCCGCCCGGGGGGTGAGTGGTGCGGACCGCCTAGCAGCGCTTGAGGCTGGAGATGGCACGCCCACAATGGCTCAATTGCGGAATATGAGCCAGAACTACCATCGACCGCTGCTTACATTCTACATGACGAAGGTGCCTGTTCCGGCAGAGCTCGGCCAGGATTTCCGTAGTCTGCCGGACCAAGGCGATCCATCGAATGTGCTGCTTGCGACATTGCTTCGAGACGTGAAGGCAAGGCAGTCCCTCGTACGTGACGCGCTAGAAGATGACGAAGATGTTTCTGAGGTAGCTTTAGTGGGGTCTCAGGCCGGCGTTCGCGATGCAGCTAGACTGTCCAACGCGCTCGTTGAGGCCATTGGCTTTAGCCGCGCTGAATTTCGAGCTAGAGCGTCGGCGGAAGAAGCGTTTGGCTATTTGCGCGCGCTGGCCGAGGCCAGGGGCGTGTTCGTGCTGCTTGCGGGGGATTGCGGCCATTGGTCGACCGCAATCGATGTTGGGATCTTCCGGGGTTTTGCCATTGCGGACGAGGTGGCTCCCTTTATCGTAGTCAACGATCAGGACGCGAAAGCAGCTTGGTCTTTCACCTTGTTGCATGAATTGGCCCACCTGTTGATTGGGGAAAGCGGAGTGAGCGGGGGGCCGCCTCAAGGTGACGTTGAGCAGCTCTGCAACGACACAGCAGCCGCATCCCTGATCACTCAGGCTGAAGTTGCTTCTGTGCCTCTTGTCGGGGGAGCGCGGGACGTCATCCAGATCGACGCGCTCGCGCAACGCGCTCGAGTTAGTCGTTCGATGATCGCGTACCAGCTATTTCGCGCTGGACGATTGACCCGCGGAAGATGGGAAGAACTACGGGACCAGTTTCGCACCGAATGGCTCGCCTTGAAGGCCCGGACTAAGGAGAAGAACCGCGGTAGTACCGGCGGCCCTGACTGGTATGTAGTCCGCCGTCATCGTCTTGGTGCCGCTCTCTTGTCTATCGCCCGGCAGGGTATGGCGGACGGCTCGCTGACGCCGACACGTGCCGCGCGGATGTTGGGTGTCAAGCCGATGGCTGTATATCCCCTGCTGGCTGAGCCCCGGCGAGCGACGGCCTGA
- a CDS encoding ABC transporter permease, with amino-acid sequence MSQAAAFSPDKTGDGNVIRFTGSLTLPRIGDLAERLRAYDGPVGRIDLAGIERIDTVGAWIVQRFAAANNAEIEGLDEDGQHLLTQVKNADQVVEMRPAHVGGFSRVVGEIGDATMVALHTMYGLLGFLGATVLAFGTLIRHPSRFRFNATIMRFEVVGVSALGIIGLMSFLIGIVIAQQGAVQLRQFGAEVFTINLVGRLTLRELGVLMTAIMVAGRSGSAFAAQIGTMKLTEEVDAMRTIGVSPMEALVVPRTLAVVLMMPLLAFYSSLIAICGGAFLAWISLDIPLVTFIQRIREVVPITDLFVCLVKAPVFGAIIAIAGCFQGMMVESDSEQVGIRTTAAVVQAIFLVIVLDAFFAVFFTWVGWI; translated from the coding sequence ATGAGCCAGGCCGCCGCCTTTTCCCCCGACAAAACCGGCGACGGCAATGTCATCCGCTTCACCGGCAGCCTGACGCTGCCGCGCATCGGCGATCTTGCCGAACGCCTGCGCGCCTATGACGGGCCGGTCGGGCGAATCGACCTTGCCGGGATCGAGCGGATCGATACCGTCGGCGCGTGGATCGTGCAGCGCTTCGCCGCCGCGAACAATGCCGAGATCGAAGGGTTGGACGAAGACGGGCAGCACCTGCTCACCCAGGTCAAGAATGCCGACCAGGTGGTGGAGATGCGCCCGGCGCATGTCGGCGGTTTCTCGCGGGTGGTCGGCGAGATCGGCGATGCAACCATGGTCGCGCTGCACACGATGTACGGCCTGCTCGGCTTTCTGGGTGCGACCGTGCTGGCGTTCGGCACGCTGATCCGTCATCCGAGCCGCTTCCGCTTCAATGCCACGATCATGCGGTTCGAGGTCGTCGGCGTCTCGGCACTCGGCATCATCGGCCTGATGAGCTTCCTGATCGGCATCGTCATCGCGCAGCAAGGCGCGGTGCAGTTGCGCCAGTTTGGCGCCGAAGTGTTTACGATCAACCTGGTCGGCCGCCTCACCCTGCGCGAACTGGGCGTGCTGATGACCGCGATCATGGTCGCGGGGCGCTCGGGCTCCGCCTTTGCGGCGCAGATCGGCACGATGAAGCTGACCGAAGAGGTCGATGCGATGCGCACGATCGGCGTCTCGCCGATGGAAGCGCTCGTTGTGCCGCGTACGCTGGCGGTGGTGCTGATGATGCCGCTGCTGGCCTTCTATTCCTCGCTGATCGCGATTTGCGGTGGTGCCTTCCTTGCTTGGATCTCGCTCGATATTCCGTTGGTGACCTTCATCCAACGCATCCGCGAAGTCGTGCCGATCACCGATCTGTTCGTCTGCCTGGTCAAGGCGCCGGTGTTCGGGGCGATCATCGCCATTGCCGGCTGCTTCCAGGGCATGATGGTCGAATCGGATTCGGAGCAGGTCGGCATTCGCACCACGGCGGCGGTGGTGCAGGCGATCTTCCTGGTCATCGTGCTCGACGCCTTCTTTGCCGTGTTCTTCACCTGGGTGGGATGGATCTGA
- a CDS encoding ABC transporter ATP-binding protein produces the protein MDRKSENIITVRGLKTGFGEQIVHDGLDLDVKRGEIFGVVGGSGTGKSVLMRSIIGLQTPIAGDITVFGEDTIGREETDAIDVRKRWGVLFQGGALFSTLTVAENVQVPLREFYPELDPALLDEIASYKVVMSGLPADAGPKFPSELSGGMKKRAGLARALAMDPDLLFLDEPTAGLDPIGAAAFDELTKALQKTLGLTVFLITHDLDTLYAICDRVAVLADKKVIAVGTIPELLATDHPWIQDYFNGPRGRAATASIERYEERTHAREETRAEG, from the coding sequence ATGGATCGCAAAAGCGAAAACATCATCACCGTCCGCGGGCTGAAGACCGGTTTCGGCGAGCAGATCGTGCATGACGGGCTCGATCTCGACGTGAAGCGCGGCGAGATCTTTGGCGTGGTCGGCGGTTCGGGCACCGGCAAGTCGGTGCTGATGCGCTCGATCATCGGGCTGCAGACACCGATCGCCGGCGACATCACCGTCTTCGGCGAGGACACGATCGGGCGCGAAGAGACCGACGCGATCGACGTGCGCAAGCGCTGGGGCGTGTTGTTCCAGGGCGGTGCCTTGTTCTCGACGCTGACCGTCGCCGAGAACGTGCAGGTGCCGCTCCGCGAATTCTATCCGGAACTCGATCCGGCGCTGCTCGACGAAATCGCCTCCTACAAGGTGGTGATGTCCGGTCTTCCCGCCGATGCCGGCCCCAAATTCCCGTCCGAACTGTCGGGCGGCATGAAGAAGCGCGCCGGGCTCGCCCGCGCGCTGGCGATGGACCCGGACCTGCTGTTCCTCGACGAACCCACGGCTGGGCTCGATCCGATCGGCGCCGCGGCGTTCGACGAGCTGACCAAGGCGCTGCAGAAGACGCTGGGGCTGACCGTCTTCCTGATCACGCACGATCTGGATACACTCTATGCGATCTGCGACCGGGTCGCGGTGCTCGCCGACAAGAAGGTGATTGCGGTGGGCACGATCCCGGAACTGCTGGCCACGGATCATCCGTGGATCCAGGATTATTTCAATGGCCCGCGCGGCCGCGCGGCCACGGCGTCGATCGAGCGCTATGAAGAACGTACGCACGCGCGGGAAGAAACGAGGGCTGAAGGCTGA
- a CDS encoding ABC-type transport auxiliary lipoprotein family protein, translated as MKKFALIAFLPLAGCISFGAEPPPSLLTLTAAQALPAGETQSSARTATITIAVPAVPQALATTRVPVQSSDTDVAYIAKAQWVEQPARLFARLMSDTVAARTGRVVLSTAQSLSDPGARLSGELRNFGVDATRSEAVVTFEGSLIRVNGTIVEKRRFEARVPLATIEPNAAGIAINQAANQVAVEVADWVGR; from the coding sequence ATGAAGAAATTCGCCCTGATCGCATTCCTGCCGCTTGCGGGCTGCATCAGCTTCGGCGCGGAACCCCCGCCCTCGCTGCTGACGCTGACTGCCGCACAGGCCCTGCCCGCGGGTGAGACGCAGAGCTCCGCCCGCACCGCGACGATCACCATCGCCGTGCCCGCCGTACCGCAAGCGCTCGCCACGACGCGCGTGCCGGTGCAATCGAGCGACACCGACGTCGCCTATATTGCCAAGGCGCAGTGGGTGGAGCAGCCCGCCCGCCTATTCGCTCGCCTGATGTCCGACACGGTCGCCGCGCGCACCGGCCGGGTCGTGCTCAGCACGGCGCAGTCGTTGTCAGATCCCGGTGCACGGCTGAGTGGTGAATTGCGCAATTTCGGTGTCGATGCGACGCGTAGCGAAGCGGTCGTCACGTTCGAGGGCTCGCTGATCCGCGTCAATGGCACGATCGTCGAAAAGCGCCGCTTCGAGGCGCGCGTGCCGCTGGCGACGATCGAGCCGAATGCCGCCGGCATCGCGATCAACCAGGCGGCTAACCAGGTGGCGGTCGAAGTGGCGGACTGGGTGGGCCGCTAG
- a CDS encoding DUF445 domain-containing protein, protein MKLFVRAPRLSEAPPEGLRRMRIIATGLLVFMAATFIATRALDNGHPAFGFVQAFAEAAMVGGLADWFAVTALFRHPLGVPIPHTAIIPRNKDRIGDTLAIFLRDNFLTPVVISRRMRRMDVASIAGEWLANPGTSSKRLTRGCSRLAIEILQALDQERLGGMVRGAMVQQVRNLQLAPLLGQALGAAMADDRHLPILNGIVRAAGQILETNEHLVRAMVHERAGAVMRWTGLDETLSNKIIDGLKKLVRDMAEDPDHPLRGKAEEALATLAHDLQHAPEMAARVDALKLAMLENPAMQGWINGLWEQARTAMLRVAQNPEKLLAGKFGDALKQLGETLQRDSRLRATINRFVRRAVVGTAADYGDGIVRLVSETVRGWDAETITGRLENAVGKDLQYIRVNGTLVGGLVGLVIHTIDTWL, encoded by the coding sequence ATGAAGCTGTTTGTCCGCGCCCCGCGCCTGTCGGAGGCACCCCCTGAGGGCCTGAGGCGCATGCGCATCATCGCCACCGGGCTGCTCGTGTTCATGGCAGCGACCTTCATTGCAACGCGTGCGCTGGACAATGGGCACCCCGCCTTCGGTTTCGTCCAGGCCTTTGCCGAGGCGGCGATGGTCGGCGGGCTGGCGGACTGGTTCGCGGTGACGGCGCTGTTCCGTCATCCCTTGGGCGTGCCGATCCCGCATACCGCGATCATCCCGCGCAACAAGGATCGCATCGGCGACACGCTCGCCATCTTCCTGCGCGACAATTTCCTCACCCCCGTCGTCATTTCGCGGCGGATGCGGCGGATGGACGTGGCGAGCATCGCCGGCGAGTGGCTGGCCAATCCGGGCACGTCGAGCAAGCGGCTGACGCGCGGCTGCTCGCGGTTGGCGATCGAGATCCTGCAGGCGCTCGACCAGGAGCGGCTGGGCGGCATGGTTCGCGGCGCGATGGTGCAGCAGGTGCGCAACCTGCAACTGGCGCCGTTGCTCGGCCAGGCGCTGGGCGCGGCGATGGCCGACGACCGGCACCTGCCGATCCTCAACGGCATCGTCCGCGCCGCCGGGCAGATCCTGGAGACCAACGAGCATCTAGTCCGTGCGATGGTGCACGAACGCGCGGGCGCGGTGATGCGCTGGACTGGCTTGGACGAGACGCTGTCGAACAAGATCATCGACGGGCTGAAGAAACTCGTGCGCGACATGGCCGAGGATCCCGACCACCCGTTGCGCGGCAAGGCGGAAGAAGCGCTCGCCACGCTCGCCCACGACCTGCAGCACGCGCCGGAGATGGCCGCGCGGGTCGATGCGCTGAAGCTGGCGATGCTGGAGAATCCGGCGATGCAGGGCTGGATCAACGGCCTGTGGGAACAGGCGCGGACCGCGATGCTGCGCGTCGCGCAGAATCCCGAGAAGCTGTTGGCGGGCAAGTTCGGCGACGCGCTGAAGCAATTGGGCGAAACGCTGCAGCGCGATTCGCGACTGCGCGCGACGATCAACCGCTTCGTGCGCCGCGCGGTGGTCGGCACGGCGGCGGATTATGGCGACGGGATCGTGCGGCTGGTGTCGGAGACCGTGCGCGGCTGGGATGCCGAGACGATCACCGGACGGCTGGAAAATGCGGTCGGCAAGGACCTGCAATACATCCGGGTCAACGGCACGCTGGTGGGCGGGCTGGTCGGGCTGGTGATCCACACCATCGATACGTGGCTTTGA
- a CDS encoding MlaD family protein — protein sequence METRSNHVLVGAVVLILLAVLALFTVWIARLNGTSEKEYDIFFKQSVDGLNKGSQVAYSGVPLGQVKEIALWKKDPQFVRVRITVKDETPVLEGTTATVQGSFTGTSTVQLDGAQKGAAPIVCPDQNAQNRCPFGVPVIPTKPGGLGALLSSAPQLLERISTLTERLSDLLSDRNQNSIAGILANTNRLTNALADRGPEIAATLAETRVAIQKAGIASEQIGQLAGTTNLLIAEDIRPAAAKLTRAVDAAQSSMEAFNGAIGDARPGLQAFSKQTVPEVGQLVHDLRVMSAALTSVAEKIDQGGAGALVGSPKLPDYKGKK from the coding sequence ATGGAAACCCGTTCGAACCATGTCCTGGTCGGTGCCGTGGTACTGATCCTGCTCGCCGTGCTGGCGCTGTTCACGGTGTGGATCGCGCGCCTTAATGGCACGTCGGAGAAGGAATATGACATCTTCTTCAAGCAATCGGTCGACGGCCTCAACAAGGGCTCGCAGGTCGCCTATTCGGGCGTGCCACTGGGCCAGGTGAAGGAGATCGCGCTGTGGAAGAAGGATCCGCAGTTCGTCCGCGTGCGCATCACCGTCAAGGACGAGACGCCGGTGCTAGAAGGCACCACGGCAACCGTCCAGGGCAGCTTCACCGGTACCAGCACGGTCCAGTTGGACGGCGCGCAAAAGGGCGCGGCACCGATCGTCTGCCCCGACCAGAATGCACAGAATCGCTGCCCGTTCGGCGTGCCCGTGATCCCGACCAAGCCTGGCGGCCTGGGCGCCCTGCTCAGTTCCGCGCCGCAATTGCTCGAGCGCATCTCGACTCTGACGGAACGGCTGAGCGACCTGCTGTCGGATCGTAACCAGAATTCGATCGCCGGCATCCTCGCCAATACCAACCGGCTGACCAATGCGCTGGCCGACCGCGGCCCCGAGATCGCGGCGACGCTCGCCGAAACGCGGGTCGCGATCCAGAAGGCGGGCATCGCCTCCGAACAGATTGGTCAGCTGGCTGGCACGACCAACCTGCTGATCGCCGAGGACATCCGCCCCGCCGCCGCCAAGCTCACCCGCGCGGTGGATGCGGCGCAAAGCAGCATGGAGGCGTTCAATGGCGCCATCGGTGACGCGCGGCCAGGCCTGCAGGCGTTCAGCAAGCAGACGGTGCCTGAGGTTGGGCAGTTGGTGCACGATCTCCGCGTGATGTCGGCGGCGCTCACCTCGGTCGCCGAGAAGATCGATCAGGGTGGGGCGGGCGCGTTGGTCGGATCGCCGAAGCTTCCCGACTATAAAGGCAAGAAATGA
- a CDS encoding tyrosine-type recombinase/integrase has translation MLTDAQCKAAKPREAAYKLVDSAQLFLHVTPAGGRHWRMNYTFGKNAAGKPAQKTLTFGPYPALTLLAARAKRDEAKAMIRDGRDPAVEKKITAKTRAIEGGNTFEIIARRWFELRSPTWSTVHAADVLRSLETDVFSSIGDLPLGKIESPKVLELLNAIEQRGAIETAHRVRQRISDIFVYAISIGVAKTDPAASLGKALRKKPRAKKQPSVIDRIRDYDDQVKAVQTMLANCEAERCRAATKFALRLLALTAVRPNEIQNAAWVELEGLDGPEPVWRIPATRMKGNQDKKAEEDGDHVVPLSTHAVEVIQALRPLTGSFKLMFPSERHVHRPISENTLRALLIRAGYYQRHVPHGFRAAFSTIMNQHPDREEGDRAVIDLMLAHVPGNKVEGAYNRAAYMPRRREIAQAWGDLVAADLPDPVTHIGQPIRWADTSPKGPRNEIETTA, from the coding sequence GTGCTGACCGACGCGCAATGCAAGGCCGCCAAGCCCAGGGAGGCTGCATACAAGCTGGTCGATTCTGCCCAGCTGTTCCTCCACGTCACGCCCGCTGGCGGGCGCCACTGGCGGATGAATTACACCTTCGGGAAGAACGCGGCCGGCAAGCCTGCGCAGAAGACGCTGACGTTCGGCCCCTACCCCGCCCTGACGCTGCTCGCCGCCCGGGCGAAGCGAGATGAGGCCAAGGCGATGATCCGCGACGGCCGCGATCCCGCCGTCGAGAAGAAGATCACCGCAAAGACGCGCGCGATCGAGGGTGGCAACACGTTCGAAATCATCGCGCGCCGGTGGTTCGAGCTCCGCTCACCAACCTGGTCGACGGTACACGCCGCGGACGTGCTGCGCAGCCTGGAGACGGATGTCTTCTCTTCGATCGGTGATCTGCCGCTGGGCAAGATCGAGTCTCCCAAGGTGCTTGAGCTGCTGAATGCGATCGAGCAGCGCGGCGCGATCGAAACCGCGCACCGTGTTCGCCAGCGGATCTCCGACATCTTCGTCTATGCGATCTCGATCGGCGTGGCGAAGACCGACCCGGCCGCCAGTCTCGGCAAGGCGCTGCGCAAGAAGCCTCGTGCGAAGAAGCAGCCGTCGGTGATCGACCGCATCCGTGACTACGACGACCAGGTAAAGGCCGTGCAGACCATGCTGGCGAACTGTGAGGCCGAGCGCTGCCGGGCCGCAACCAAGTTCGCGCTCCGATTGCTGGCGCTTACCGCTGTGCGTCCCAACGAGATCCAGAACGCAGCATGGGTTGAGCTGGAAGGCCTGGACGGGCCTGAGCCGGTCTGGCGCATCCCTGCGACCCGTATGAAGGGCAATCAGGACAAGAAGGCCGAGGAGGACGGTGATCACGTCGTGCCGCTCTCCACGCATGCCGTGGAGGTCATTCAGGCGCTGCGGCCGCTCACGGGTAGCTTCAAGCTGATGTTCCCGAGCGAGCGGCATGTGCACCGCCCGATCTCCGAGAACACGCTACGCGCGTTGTTGATCCGCGCCGGCTACTATCAGCGCCACGTGCCGCACGGCTTTCGCGCTGCCTTCTCGACGATCATGAACCAGCATCCCGATCGGGAGGAAGGTGACCGGGCCGTGATCGATCTAATGTTGGCGCACGTTCCCGGCAACAAGGTGGAGGGAGCCTACAACCGCGCTGCCTACATGCCGCGCCGCCGGGAGATCGCCCAGGCTTGGGGTGACCTCGTTGCTGCCGATCTGCCGGATCCGGTGACGCACATCGGGCAGCCGATCCGGTGGGCGGACACGTCACCGAAGGGGCCGAGGAACGAAATCGAGACGACGGCCTAG
- a CDS encoding HAD family hydrolase: MDDVTPPIKLAIYDMDKTITVQATWTGFVIRSAGRQAPWRLALLPLVGLATAAYGTKLISRGRLKVVTQNLLLGRTMSAAAIAAAAERFAEHVVLFEGAQARIVADRAAGYRLVMATASYRFYVSAIAGRLGFDAVIATQSRAGRDGGVRAGIDGENCYGPAKLAMIEAWMAEQGIAREQAHVRFYSDHVSDAPTLAWADEPFAVNPHPPLRALAALKGWTILDWEN, encoded by the coding sequence ATGGACGACGTTACCCCGCCGATCAAGTTGGCAATCTACGACATGGACAAGACGATCACGGTCCAGGCGACCTGGACCGGTTTCGTCATCAGGTCGGCGGGGCGCCAGGCGCCGTGGCGGCTGGCGTTGCTGCCGCTGGTCGGCCTGGCGACCGCTGCTTACGGCACGAAGCTGATCAGCCGCGGGCGCCTGAAGGTGGTGACGCAGAACCTGCTGCTTGGCCGAACGATGAGCGCCGCCGCCATTGCCGCCGCTGCCGAGCGCTTCGCCGAGCACGTCGTGCTGTTCGAGGGTGCGCAGGCGCGGATCGTGGCGGATCGTGCGGCAGGGTACCGGCTGGTCATGGCCACGGCCTCGTACCGCTTTTATGTCAGCGCGATCGCCGGCCGACTGGGCTTCGACGCGGTGATTGCCACCCAGTCGCGCGCAGGGCGCGACGGCGGCGTGCGTGCCGGCATCGACGGCGAGAATTGCTACGGCCCGGCCAAGCTGGCGATGATCGAGGCCTGGATGGCGGAGCAGGGGATCGCGCGGGAACAGGCGCATGTCCGCTTCTATTCGGATCATGTGTCGGATGCCCCGACGCTCGCCTGGGCGGACGAGCCGTTTGCCGTCAACCCGCACCCGCCGCTGCGCGCTCTGGCTGCCCTGAAGGGCTGGACGATCCTCGACTGGGAGAACTGA
- a CDS encoding peptidylprolyl isomerase, which translates to MIALLLALLAIQAAPAAQPAAPLPSDAVAGDWRAIPDDELLVMTLSGNRAVVIRLAARFAPAHVANIRTLARAHWWDAASVYRVQENWVAQWGDATERKPLPSGVVDVPPAEFEIGGFAPAQMLPRPDGYALRAGITADGWPIAGDGKAAWLTHCYGMVGVARDALPSTGSGAELFTPIGQSARRLDRNYTVVGRIIEGMQYLSAMPRSDAPLGMYATEAERTAIVSARLASDMPSGERPRFEYRAADTSRFAALIASKANPAPPTVPTGLTVCDVPLATRRVATRP; encoded by the coding sequence ATGATCGCTCTTCTCCTCGCCTTGCTCGCCATACAGGCAGCGCCGGCCGCGCAGCCTGCCGCACCTTTGCCCTCCGACGCCGTCGCCGGTGATTGGCGAGCGATCCCCGACGACGAATTGTTGGTCATGACGCTGAGCGGCAATCGGGCGGTGGTGATCCGGCTGGCGGCCCGCTTTGCGCCGGCGCATGTGGCCAATATCCGCACGCTGGCCCGGGCGCATTGGTGGGATGCGGCGAGCGTGTACCGGGTGCAGGAGAATTGGGTGGCGCAATGGGGCGATGCCACCGAACGGAAGCCGCTGCCATCGGGTGTGGTCGACGTGCCGCCGGCCGAGTTCGAGATCGGTGGTTTCGCGCCGGCGCAGATGCTGCCGCGCCCGGACGGCTACGCGCTCCGCGCCGGCATCACCGCCGATGGCTGGCCGATCGCGGGAGACGGCAAGGCGGCGTGGCTGACGCATTGCTACGGCATGGTCGGCGTGGCGCGGGATGCCTTGCCGAGCACGGGCAGCGGCGCGGAACTGTTCACCCCGATCGGACAGTCGGCGCGGCGGCTCGACCGCAATTATACCGTGGTCGGGCGGATCATCGAGGGGATGCAGTATCTCTCCGCTATGCCGCGCAGCGACGCGCCGCTCGGCATGTACGCGACCGAAGCCGAGCGAACGGCGATCGTCTCGGCAAGGCTGGCGAGCGATATGCCCAGCGGCGAGCGTCCACGTTTCGAATATCGCGCGGCGGATACATCGCGTTTCGCCGCACTGATCGCTTCAAAGGCCAATCCGGCACCGCCGACCGTGCCTACCGGCTTGACGGTCTGTGACGTGCCCTTGGCCACCCGCCGGGTAGCCACGCGCCCTTAG
- a CDS encoding CaiB/BaiF CoA transferase family protein — MTARDGTPRGPLAGIRIVELDAIGPVPLAGMILSDLGCDVVRVGRGDGRMIGGGVLQRGRSHVALDLKIPAEREAALDLIAQADGLIEGLRPGVMERLKLGPDTCLARNPRLVYGRMTGWGQSGPRAQRAGHDINYIAITGALHAMGGRDAPPPPPLNLIGDYGGGTMFLVTGMLAALLSAKATGQGQVVDAAMTDGTAVLSAMFHGFLADGFWQDRREANLLDGHAPFYRCYACADGKFLAVGALEPQFFAALLAGLGIAQDRFVQHDRSCWTEMGALFAATFAARSRDDWAMLFADTDACVTPVLSFAEALGDPHNFARGTFVTQSGVAQPAPAPRFSRTPAGVDHSREGGTDVATVLARWG; from the coding sequence ATGACGGCAAGAGACGGAACGCCACGGGGGCCGCTTGCCGGTATCCGGATCGTCGAACTCGATGCGATCGGCCCCGTGCCGTTGGCGGGCATGATCCTCTCCGATCTCGGCTGCGACGTGGTGCGCGTCGGCCGCGGCGACGGGCGCATGATCGGCGGCGGCGTGCTGCAGCGCGGACGATCGCATGTTGCGCTGGACCTGAAGATTCCGGCGGAACGCGAAGCGGCACTCGACCTGATCGCGCAGGCCGACGGCCTGATCGAAGGCCTGCGGCCCGGCGTGATGGAGCGTCTCAAGCTTGGGCCCGACACTTGCCTCGCGCGCAATCCGCGGCTGGTTTATGGGCGGATGACCGGCTGGGGGCAAAGCGGGCCACGCGCACAACGCGCCGGGCACGACATCAACTATATCGCCATCACCGGCGCGCTCCATGCGATGGGCGGCCGGGACGCGCCGCCGCCGCCGCCGCTCAACCTGATCGGCGATTATGGCGGCGGGACGATGTTCCTGGTGACCGGCATGCTGGCGGCCTTGCTCTCCGCCAAGGCGACGGGGCAGGGGCAGGTGGTGGATGCGGCGATGACCGACGGCACCGCGGTGCTGAGCGCGATGTTCCACGGCTTCCTGGCCGATGGCTTCTGGCAGGATCGACGCGAGGCGAACCTGCTCGACGGGCACGCGCCATTCTATCGTTGCTATGCCTGCGCCGACGGCAAGTTCCTTGCGGTCGGCGCGCTGGAGCCGCAATTCTTTGCCGCGTTGCTGGCGGGGCTCGGCATCGCGCAGGATCGGTTCGTGCAGCATGATCGGTCGTGCTGGACGGAGATGGGCGCGCTGTTCGCCGCAACGTTCGCCGCGCGCAGCCGGGACGATTGGGCAATGCTGTTCGCGGACACGGATGCGTGCGTCACGCCCGTTCTGTCCTTCGCCGAGGCGCTGGGCGATCCGCACAACTTCGCGCGGGGCACGTTCGTCACCCAAAGCGGGGTAGCCCAGCCGGCACCCGCACCGCGCTTCTCGCGCACGCCAGCAGGGGTCGATCATAGCAGGGAAGGCGGAACAGACGTGGCAACGGTGCTGGCCCGCTGGGGCTAA